The DNA region TGGGTTGACGCTCCTCCCGCAGACCGTGGAGGACGCCCTCCGCGGGCATCCGGCGGTGGTCGACGTCGTCGTCGTCGGGATCCCGGACGACCGGCTCGGGACCAGGCCGGTCGCGGCGGTCACGCTCCGCTCCCCCGCGTCGCCGGACGACCTGCGCGCACACGTGGTCGCGTCGCTCGGGGCGCACTCGGCGCCGGCGGTCGTCGCCGTGCTGGACGCATTGCCGACGCTGCCGGGCGGCAAGGTGGACCGACGCGGCGTCGCGGCGGGGTTCGTCGGTGGGACAATCAGGGCATGAGCCGCGAGACCGATCCCACCACCTCCCGCGGGGCCACTCCCGCCACCGACGCCGACGCCACCACCGAGCACGGGGGCGCCACGCTCTCCCACTGGCTTGAGGGCGCGCGGCCCCGCACCTGGCCCAACGCGTTCGCGCCCGTGCTCGTCGGCTCGGCGGCCGCGGCGCTCGCCGGCGGGTTCGTGTGGTGGCAGGCACTGCTCGCACTGGCGGTGGCGTGGTCGTTCATCGTGGGCGTCAACTACGCCAACGACTACTCCGACGGCATCCGCGGCACCGACGACGATCGCGTGGGCCCGCTGCGACTGGTGGGCTCCGGGCTCGCCCGTCCCGCCGCGGTCAAGCGTGCGGCATTCGGGTTCCTCGGGCTGGGCGGGCTCGCCGGGCTGGTGCTCAGTGCGACGTCCGCTCCGTGGCTGATCCTCGTGGGCGTGGGGTGCATCCTCGCCGCCTGGTTCTACACGGGCGGCAGGACCCCGTACGGCTACCGCGGGTTCGGTGAGGTCGCGGTGTTCGTGTTCTTCGGCCTGGTCGCGGTGATCGGCACCCAGTTCACGCAGCTCGGGTCGGTGACCTGGTACGCGGTGGTCGCGGCCGTGGCGGTGGGGAGCTTCTCTTGCGCGGTGAACCTCACCAACAACCTGCGGGACATCCCCTCGGACACCGAATCGGGCAAGGTCACGCTGGCCGTGCGGCTGGGCGACTCCCGCACCCGTGGCCTGCACGCGGTCCTGGAACTGCTGGTCCCGCTGGTGGCGACGCTCGCGTTGATCCCGGCGACACCCTGGGCCCTGCTGGGACTGCTCGCCTCGCCTGTGGCGTGGAAGGCCAACGGTCCGGTTCGGGCACGCGCCACGGGTGCCGGACTCATCCCCGCACTGACGATGGCCGGGATGGCGATGCTCGCATGGAGCGTGCTGGTGAGCGTGGGGTTCGTCATCGCCTCGCTCTGACACGGCGTACCCCGCCGGGGGCAGACGACGGCGGCCGATCCCCTCGGGGACCGGCCGCCGTCGGCGTTCGCGTAGGGCTACTTCCCGAGCGAGCCCTCGGGCACGGCGTTCCAGGCGGACTGGATGCCGTTGTTGATGGCCAGGGCGGCACCACGAATGGCGTCCTTGACCTCGTTCGGCACCGGCAGGGTGTCGATGTCGGCGAGGTTGATCGTGCCGGGAGCAGGAGCAGAGACGGGGGCGGGTACGGGCGCGGGTCGCGGCGCCGGAGCAGGTGCCGGGCCGGGCGCGGGTGCGGGTGCCGGAGCAGTCCCGCCTCCTCCGCCACCACCGGTGACGGTGACCGTGGTGGACTCGGTGCGCACCGGCACCCCGAAGATGAATGCGGTCGCGACGGGCTTGTAGACCCCGGCGACGGTGGGCGTGCCCTTGATCGCGGTGGTGGCCGGATCGTAGGTCAACCCGGGCGGCAGACCCTGGAACTGGATCGAGGCACCGGGGGGCGGGGTGACGTAGTCGCTGACCCGCCGCTCCATGTACTCACCGACGCGCAGCGTCAGGGAGGGCAGGGCCGCCGGGGTGACGTCGGTGGCCTCGACGACCACGGGAGTGCGGTCGGGCGCCTCCGTCTGGCCGGACGCGACCCCGACCGCGGCCATGGCGGCGAGTGCGGTGGCGGAAGCGATGACAGGACGGGAGATACGCATAGAGGCCTTTCGGTGGGTGCCGTCGCCAGATCGCGACCGCCCCACGGTAACCCACCGATACACCACACCCCGGAGCCATCTCATCAAGTGAGACGACATCCGGGGTGGAGGTGGTCACCGGCGGCCTACCCGGCCGCCGGGAGTTCGGTGGTCAGCCGCGGCCGTTGGCGACCGTCGGGCCCGGGGCCTGGACCGTGCTGGGGGCGCCGGCGGCCACGGTGGGGGCGATCGATCCGGACGAGCCACTGTTGCCGGTGTCGCTGGACCCGCCCGTGTCGCTGGACCCGCCGGTGGTGGTCCCGCCCGTGGTGGTCGAGCCGGGCAGGGCCGGGAGGATCGCCGAGGAGCCCGGGACCGAGGACCCGCCGCCCAGGACGAGGCTGAGTCCGGCGATGCCGAGCAGGGCGGCGCCGGTCAGGGCCAGCCCGGGAGCCAGAGCACCGAGCGAACCGGTGTCCGCGGGGAACGACGAACCCGGGACGGTGATCTCGCCGCCGCCGGTGAGGTCGGCGCCGGTCACGATCTCGGCGCCGGTCTGGGTCCCGCCGGTCGTGGTGGAGCCGGGAAGGGTGGAGCCCGTGGTCCCGGTGTCACCGTCGGTGGTCGAACCGGTCTCAGCGTCCGAGTCGATCAGGGATCCGAGCGGGGCCAGCGGCCCCAGGCTCTGGGTGTCCAGTCCGCCGGTGGCGTCGCCGGTCGCCTCGCCGGTGGCAGTGGAGCCCGGGGTGCCGAGCGAACCGTTGGTGGGGACGTCCGTGCCGGGGGTCTCGGTGTCCGGACCCTCCGGTCCACCGTTCGACAGGCTGCCGAGGCCGAACTCACCGTTGGCCGCGCTCCCGAGGGGGCCGGCGGGCGCGTCGGGGGCGTCCGGGTTCTCGGGGGTGACCCCGCCCTGGCCCGTGGAGCCGGCCGCGAGTTCGGTGACCGAGCCCGCGTCGCCGCCGAGAGCGGAGACGATGCCCGCCACCGCACCGAGGATGGCGTCCGTCCCGTCGGAACCGGTGGTGATCTCGCCGCCGGCCTGGGCCTGGCCGCCGAGGCTGCCGTCGACTGTGGCGGTGGCCTCACCGGAGGCGCCGGCAGGGGCGGAGCCGTCGGGGTTGTTGATCGTCAGGGTGACGGGGACGGTGACGAGCCCGCCGAGGCCGCGTCCGGTCACCTGGATCGTGTACACACCCGGGGTGGTCACGGTGCCGGAGATGCCGCCGTTGCCGTCGTATTCCAGCCCCTCCGGCAGTCCGGTGACGTCCTCGATCACGAAGCCGGCCGACTGGGAGGCCTGGACGAGCGCCCCCGCGTTGAAGGAGAACTCCATCCCCGCGTTGAACGACGGTGCGGCGACCGCCACGGTCTGGACGTCGTCACGGACGGTGGGGGCATCGGGAGCGGCAATGACCATCCCGCCCACGAGCGCGACCGCTGCTGCGGCTGCGACGGGGGCGGCAAGGCGACCCCGGACGATACGACGAGGACGGGCGAGGCGAGCACGCATCGGCTGGTTCCTTCCGGAGGGGTTCAGATCGCTCACTCCGCGGAACGGGAGCGCAGACCATTACGGAAGCCACTCTAACCACACGCACACTAACTGTCTACTCCTGTCACATATGTCACTCAAGAATCAGGAGTCACACTGGTAACACACCCCAGGGGTATATCGCGGCCGATGGATACCTCTTTAGGCGGCCTCGACCCACCCGGGCCGGAACAGGCGGGGAGGCAGGGCCGGAACGACCGCGGCCCGGCCCCCGTGGTGGGGACCGGGCCGCAGCCGAGCGGGAGCGAGGAGATCAGGCGGCGGGGACCGGAACCGAGGTCGCCGGGGTGGGCTCGCCGGCATCGGCGGCATCCGAACCCGTCTCGGCCGGGGCGCCACCCGGGCCCCCGTCGCCGGTCTCGGCACCCGAGGTCGTGGACGAGCCGGACGAGGTCGCCGTCGAGGTCACGGGCGCGCTGCTGCTGGTGGGCGTTCCGGAGACCGTGGTGACCGGATTGCCGTCCCCATCGACGATGACGGTGACCGGCGGCGGGACCATCTCGCCACCGAGAACCAGGGTGCACAGCCCCTCGCCGAGCGAGCCGGTCTCACCGACCAACGCGGCGCCCCCACCCTCACCCGCGACCACATCGAGCAGGTTGGGGAAGGAGTCCAGGGCCGAGGTGATCAGATCGAGGACACCGGTGGGGATGCCGTCGATCCCGAACAGCGGGTAGAACTTCGCGACCGAACCGCCCAGGGCGGGCAGCTCGCAGACCCCGTCGGTCGAGGGAACGAGGTCGCCGAGGCTGGTGTCCTCTCCGCTCGCGGAATCGAGGTCGCCCAGCGAGCCGTCACCGAGGGAACCGGACCCGGCGACCTCGTCACCGTCGGACTCCCCCTCGGCGGGGCCGTCCGAGCCGGCGGCGAGGCTACCCGCGTCGAGGCTGCCGCCCTCCAGACTTCCGAGCGAGATGCTGCCGGAGTCGGCATCACCGGCGAGGGATCCGTCGTCCTGCGCGTTGACGACCGGGACGGACAGGGCGACCAGCGCGAGAGCGGCGGCAGAGGCGGTGACGACCTTGCGGGTGAACATGTGTGATGAACCCTCTTCGACGACGACGGACGTGATCGAGCCACTGCGCCCCGGTGGGCCGCCTCAGGTCGACAGGAGGACTCTAGCGCGGTGAACCGCGCCCGGGACAGACATTGCCGCGGGCGCGGCGGGACTCACTGCCCGAGGCTGCCCGCGCCCGTGGTGAGCAGACCCAGCAGCGCGGCCGGGCCACCCTCGAGCGCCGCCGCGCCGGTGGCCGGGCCACCGGTGGTCGCACCGCCGACGGCGGCGCCGCCGGTGGTGGTCTCCGCGCCGGAGGTGGCGGCGCCGCCGGCCAGGCCACCGAGCAGCGACGGGGAGAGGGTGCACAGGATCTCCCCGACGGAGCCGAGGCTCTTGACCGACCCGCCCTCACCGAGCACCGACGGGAGCAGGTTGACGACCGTGTTGACCAGGACCATCACGAGGCCGGACGACTCGGCGTTCTCCCCGCCCGTCACCAGTGGCAGCAGCTGCGCCAGCGAGGCGCCGTCCATCTGCCCGTCCCCGAGGACCGCACACAGGTCCGGGGTGGTGCCGACCTCGTCGTCGTCGTCCCCGGTGGCCCCGTCGGTGTCATCGCCGGCACCGTCGTCGGTGCCCGTTCCGCCGGTCCCGTCACCCTCGAGACCGTCACCCTCGAGACCGTCGCCCGCCAGCGTCGGATCGCCGGGGGTCGCGGCGAGCGTGGGGCCGGACGGCGTCGCGGCGGTGGTGGACGGGCTCGTCGTCGCCCCCTCCCCCGGGCCACCGGCGCCGTCGGTGACGGTGATGGCGACCTTCTCCGACCGCGAGACCCCCGAGTTGGAAACGGTGACGAGCACCTCGTACTCGCCGGCCCGGGTGGGCGTGCCGGAGATGATCCACCCGTCCTGGGTGAGACCGTCCGGCAGTCCGGTGACCTGCACCGTCGTCCCGGCCGGGATCGTGCCACCGGCGGCCTGGGCCACGACGGGCTCGAGGTCGAGGTTGACGGCCGTACCGAGCGGGAGCTCCTGCGCATCGGCCTGACCGGTCGCGTTCTGGGTCAGCTGGATGTCGTCGGCATCGACGGCGGCGGGCGCGCCCACCGCCGCGACGGTGCCACCGCCGACCACGGCGAGCGCGGCCAGGGCGCCGCCGAGGGCGAGCGAACGGGAGCGGGGGGCGGTGCGGTGCGAGCGTCGCTGGAACATGAGGTCACCTTGTCGTCCGGGAGCTGGGCACGACCGGGTCCGGCCCAGTCACACACGTACCATACGTCACATCAGTCACATGGGCCACAGGTGCGGCGCCGTGTCCGACCGGGTCTCCACCACCGGGGTCCCTACACTCACCTCCGGACGCCACGCCGCGACGGAAGGACCCACGTGACCCCACCCCCAGAGATCGCGATCCGGGCCCACGGCCTGCGCAAGACCTATTCCCACGGGCGGGTGAGGGTGCGCGCACTGGACGGCGTGGACGTGGCGATCGACAGGGGGCGCTGGACTGCCGTCATGGGTCCGTCCGGCAGCGGCAAGTCCACCCTCATGCACTGCCTGGCCGGCCTGGACACCCCCGACCACGGCACGGTCTCCATCGGATCGACCGAGATCACCCGCCTCGGTGACGCGGGGCGGACCCGGCTGCGGCGCACCCGGGTGGGCTTCGTCTTCCAGTCCTTCAACCTCGTGCCGGCGCTCTCGGTGCGCGAGAACATCGTGCTCCCCGTACGCATGGCGTTCCGCCGCCCGGACCGGTCGCGACTCGACTCGCTCGTCGGCGAGCTCGGGATCGGCGACCTGCTCAAGCGGCGGCCCCACGAGTTGTCCGGCGGCCAGCAGCAGCGGGTGGCGATCGCCCGCGCGCTGTTGCCGAGCCCGGACGTCGTGTTCGCCGACGAGCCGACCGGGAACCTCGACTCCGAATCCGGTGAGGCCGTGCTGACACTGCTCGGCGCGTGCGTCCGCGAGGCCGGACAGACCGTCGTCATGGTCACCCACGACGCGCACGCCGCCGCACACACCGACACCGTGCTCGTGCTGGCCGACGGACGGATCGCCGACGAGGTCCCCTCCCCCACGCCCGAGTCGGTGCACACCGCCATGCGTTCCCTCACCGGTCGTCGACCGGTCACCACGTGAGCCCGCACCTCGTCCTGGGTCAGCTGCGGGCGCATGCCGGCCGCTACCTGGGCACCATCCTGGCGATCGCGGTGGCGGTCGGATTCGTCCTGGCCTCGGTGGGCGTGCTGCGCACGATGACCGCCAGCGCCGACGCGACCTTCGGCATGCGGTACTCGGGCACCGCCGTGCTCGTGCAGAACCTCGGCGACCGCACCTCCGCCGGCACCGATGCCGCGCGCGACGAGGCGGCCGAGTCCCAGCGGCTCGGCCTGGAGGCCATCGCCGCCACCCCGGGGGTGCGTGCCGCGACCGTGGACGCGCAGACGTACGTGCGGGTCCGTGTCGAGGGTCGCGCGCAACAGGTGACGACGACGACGACGATCGCCACCGACGACGGGCTGCGCTGGCAGCCGTTGGCGGACGGGCGGCTACCCGGGGCCCCGGGCGAGGTGGCGGTGCGCGGTGACGCCGACCTCCCGGTGGGCGCCACGTTCGAGGTGCAGCCGACCGGCGTGGGCGAACCCACCACGGTCACGGTGGTCGGGCTGTTCGACCTGTCGGGGCAGCCGGACATGAAGACGGCCTTCCCGCTCTACACCGTCGATGAACAGGTGCAACAGTGGGCGCCGAACGGAGCCGGCGGGGACGTCCGCGTCGCCGGCGACGGCACGGTTCCCGACGCGGCACTGGCGGCGGAGATCGAGCGACGGCTGGGACAGATCCCGGGCACGTCCGCCGTCGAGGTGTCCACCGGCGCGGCCGAGGCGGACGCGCTCGCGGAATCGTTCATCGGCAGTCGCGACGTCTACACCAGGGCCCTGCTGGCCTTCACCGTTCTCGCCGTGGCCGTGGCCGCGCTGGTGATCGGCACGACGTTCGCGGTGGTGTTCGCCGCCCGCGTTCGGGAGACGGCGCTGCTGCGCTGCCTGGGCGCCTCGCGCCTGCAGTTGCGGCTGTCCGGGATGGCCGAGGCCCTGTTCGTGGGCGTGTCCGCCACCGCCGCGGGGCTGGCGCTGGGCCGGTTCGCGGTGTCACTGGCGGCTCGCGAGGCCCCGAGGCTCGGCGTGACGATCCCCCTGCAGGAGGTCAGCGTCCCCGGATCCGCCTATCTCCTCGCCGCGGCGGTGGGCGTCGGCGTCACCCTCGCCACCGCCCTCCCGCCGCTGTGGCGGGCCACCTCCGGTAGCCCACTGGAGGCGCTGCGCCCGGCCGATGTGCGGCCCGACCCGTGGTGGCGGCGGCTGCCGATGGTCGCGGTGGGTGCCGCCGCGGCGGTGTTCGGCTGGCACTCCATGTCGGCGGCGGTCGCGGCCCGTGACGTCGTCGAGGCCGGGGCGTGGGGCGTCCTCGCCTTCCTGGGTGTGCTGGCCGTGGCCGCGGGGGCCCTACCGACCCTGCTCGGGGCGCTCGGCAGCATCGTGGGACTGCTGCTCGGCCCGGTGGGCCTGCTCGGCGCACGGAACACCGCCCGCAGTCCGCGCCGCACCGCCGCCACCTCGGCGGCCGTCCTGGTGGGCGTCACGCTCACCGCGACGATGGTGACCGGCATCGCCCTGCTCGGACCGGCCATCCAGGCCCGGCTCGTCGATCGCGTCCCGCTGGACATCGCCGTCTCCGCCCCGGGCGGAGACACCCTTCCCGCCGCCCTGCCGGGGACGCTGGCGGAGCTCCCGGGCGTGGGCGAGTCCCTGGTGGTGACCGACATGTACGCGGAGGACCCCCGGGGCAGGCGCACGGTCCTCCGGGTCGCCGAACCGGAGCGGGTCGGCGACGTGATGCGCCGCAACGTCATCCTCCCCGGCCCCGGGGAGATCGTCCTCCCGGAGTCCTCCCCCGTGGCCGCCGGCGCCCGCGACGGGGACACGGTCCGGTTCACCTTCTTCTCCGACGACGACGGTCGTGACCTCGTGGTGCGCCGGACCGGTGATCAGTGGGCCCTGGCCGCGCCCGGGAGCGTGCCGGCCTGGCCCGTGGCGCAGTTGCCCGACGGGTCGCCGTGGCCGGAGGGCGTCGAGGTGCCCACCGAGTTCGTGCCCCGCACCGAGGTGTGGCTGCGCATGGACGACTCCCTGGAGGGCGAGCAGCTCGAGGCGGCCCTCCAGGGGGTGCGATCCGCCGTGGCGGACGCGGCCCCCGACCTCGCCGTGACGGAGAGTTTCGCCTCCCGCGAGCAGATCGCCACCTCCGTCCGGACCATCCTCACCTCCAGCTCGCTCCTGCTGGCGGTGGCGGTCGCGCTGGCGCTGGTGGGGGTCGCCAACACGCTCACCCTGGCGGTCCGGGAGCGGACCCGGGAGATCACCCTGCTCCGGGGCGTGGGGGTCACCCGCACCGGCGTGTGGCTGATGCTCGTCCTGGAGACCCTGCTGGTCGCGGTCTGCGCCGCGGCCCTCGGCGTGGCGCTGGGCGCGGCCTTCGGGTCCGCCGGCGCCACCGCACTGACCGGAGCCGGGGCGGCTGCGGGAGGCGGGATCGTCGGTGGTCTGTCCCAACTCGGTAACGACGGCGTGCCCGTCGGCGATCTGGTGAATGTGGGTGTCGGGGGTGTCCTCGCGGCACTCCTCGCCGCCGCGGTCGCGTCCCTCGGGGCGGTCAGATCCCGTGTCGGCACCGGGTGACCGGGGGGTCGCGGGTGATATCGCCGCAACTCCGTCATCCCTCCGGAGAGTGAGAAAGAACCCACTCCGCCAGTCCGGTAGCCATCCTTTGACAGAACTGAGACACTATCGTTATGCAAATTCGGGTGCTCCTCGTCGCCGGCGCAACTGCGCTGGTGGCCGCGTCATGCGCGCAGCCGGAGCCACAGGTGCTCTCGGAAGCGCCGCGCTCCGCGTCCGCCACGGAGGTCGCGTCGCCGACCCAGACGACGGAGCGTGATGAGCAGCCCGGAAAGTTCATCGCACGCTGCGCCACTGAGGCCGACGGCGGCACCCCGGGCCTGACCATCTTCACCGACGGCTCGCAGAACGTCACCGATCACTGCCTGAGCAGGTACTACATCGGGGTCCAGCCGGCTCCCGGGGCGTTGTACGTCCCCGACGAGGAGGCGGGCACCTACGCGCCGTCCTACGAGTCCGCGCCGGTCGACACCACCGCTCAGCAGTGGACGCCCGCCCAGCCACGGACCGATGTCGGGCCCGAGGATGACCGCGATCTCCTCGCTGACGGGGAGACGACCGGGCAGCCGGGCGACCCGGACTCCGGCCAATCCCCCACGGACGAGCCCGGCGCCCCCACGACCCCGACCGACGGGACCTCGCCCACGACGCCGCCGACCACCGACCCCGGTGGCACCGAGCCGGGCGAGACGGACCCGACCGCCCCCGGCACCTCCGTCCCCGGAACCACCACGCCCGGTACGACCACGCCGGACACCACCGTCCCCGGTGAGACCGTGACCGAGGGGACCGGTTCGTCCGAGCAGGCGGCGGTGCCCACGGTCACCGAGGCGCCGCAGGACCAGCAGCCGGGCCCCCTGACGTCGGTGATGTCTACCGAGCCGTCGGGTTCGTTCGGATCCGGGGCGCCCGCCGAGCCGCCGACCTCCGTCGGGTTCCCCGCGTTCCGCTGGCCCGGGTCGTTCTGGCCGGGCGGCCCGCAGGACTGACCGGCGGCGAGCCGACCGGGCGCTCTGTCCGGTCGGGCCCTGTTCCGGTCAGGCCTCGTTCATCCGGCGACGCAGGTCGTCTCGCTTCTCGCGGCGTCCCGAGTCGACCGCCGCGATGTCGGAGTTGATCTGCGCCCGCATCCGGCTGAACAGCACCATCGACAGCGGCA from Dietzia sp. B32 includes:
- a CDS encoding 1,4-dihydroxy-2-naphthoate polyprenyltransferase, which encodes MSRETDPTTSRGATPATDADATTEHGGATLSHWLEGARPRTWPNAFAPVLVGSAAAALAGGFVWWQALLALAVAWSFIVGVNYANDYSDGIRGTDDDRVGPLRLVGSGLARPAAVKRAAFGFLGLGGLAGLVLSATSAPWLILVGVGCILAAWFYTGGRTPYGYRGFGEVAVFVFFGLVAVIGTQFTQLGSVTWYAVVAAVAVGSFSCAVNLTNNLRDIPSDTESGKVTLAVRLGDSRTRGLHAVLELLVPLVATLALIPATPWALLGLLASPVAWKANGPVRARATGAGLIPALTMAGMAMLAWSVLVSVGFVIASL
- a CDS encoding ABC transporter ATP-binding protein gives rise to the protein MTPPPEIAIRAHGLRKTYSHGRVRVRALDGVDVAIDRGRWTAVMGPSGSGKSTLMHCLAGLDTPDHGTVSIGSTEITRLGDAGRTRLRRTRVGFVFQSFNLVPALSVRENIVLPVRMAFRRPDRSRLDSLVGELGIGDLLKRRPHELSGGQQQRVAIARALLPSPDVVFADEPTGNLDSESGEAVLTLLGACVREAGQTVVMVTHDAHAAAHTDTVLVLADGRIADEVPSPTPESVHTAMRSLTGRRPVTT
- a CDS encoding ABC transporter permease — its product is MSPHLVLGQLRAHAGRYLGTILAIAVAVGFVLASVGVLRTMTASADATFGMRYSGTAVLVQNLGDRTSAGTDAARDEAAESQRLGLEAIAATPGVRAATVDAQTYVRVRVEGRAQQVTTTTTIATDDGLRWQPLADGRLPGAPGEVAVRGDADLPVGATFEVQPTGVGEPTTVTVVGLFDLSGQPDMKTAFPLYTVDEQVQQWAPNGAGGDVRVAGDGTVPDAALAAEIERRLGQIPGTSAVEVSTGAAEADALAESFIGSRDVYTRALLAFTVLAVAVAALVIGTTFAVVFAARVRETALLRCLGASRLQLRLSGMAEALFVGVSATAAGLALGRFAVSLAAREAPRLGVTIPLQEVSVPGSAYLLAAAVGVGVTLATALPPLWRATSGSPLEALRPADVRPDPWWRRLPMVAVGAAAAVFGWHSMSAAVAARDVVEAGAWGVLAFLGVLAVAAGALPTLLGALGSIVGLLLGPVGLLGARNTARSPRRTAATSAAVLVGVTLTATMVTGIALLGPAIQARLVDRVPLDIAVSAPGGDTLPAALPGTLAELPGVGESLVVTDMYAEDPRGRRTVLRVAEPERVGDVMRRNVILPGPGEIVLPESSPVAAGARDGDTVRFTFFSDDDGRDLVVRRTGDQWALAAPGSVPAWPVAQLPDGSPWPEGVEVPTEFVPRTEVWLRMDDSLEGEQLEAALQGVRSAVADAAPDLAVTESFASREQIATSVRTILTSSSLLLAVAVALALVGVANTLTLAVRERTREITLLRGVGVTRTGVWLMLVLETLLVAVCAAALGVALGAAFGSAGATALTGAGAAAGGGIVGGLSQLGNDGVPVGDLVNVGVGGVLAALLAAAVASLGAVRSRVGTG